From Vitis vinifera cultivar Pinot Noir 40024 chromosome 3, ASM3070453v1, the proteins below share one genomic window:
- the LOC109122360 gene encoding putative disease resistance RPP13-like protein 3 — protein sequence MVDKCKGLPLAIVVLRGLLSRNMSHTEWKQVHDNISAYLAKEGEMGVMAMLNLSYIDLPHYLKPCFLHLSLFPEDYVISSRKLLLLWTAEGFVLEQDDQRMKYVAEVYLNELINRKWIQVVRMSVNAKVMECRVHDLVRELAIEKAKEQNFIGTNIADPPPSSTSSSLFSSKSRRRSIYSDFERIFINGEIGGQFYREKGMPGSLEFTFTLDYCWGV from the exons ATGGTGGACAAATGTAAAGGTTTGCCATTGGCCATCGTTGTATTGAGGGGTTTGTTGTCAAGAAATATGTCACATACAGAATGGAAGCAGGTGCACGATAACATTAGTGCATACCTTGCTAAAGAAGGCGAAATGGGAGTAATGGCAATGCTAAACCTGAGCTACATCGACTTGCCCCATTACTTGAAACCGTGCTTTCTTCATTTAAGCCTCTTCCCAGAAGATTATGTGATCTCCTCAAGAAAACTGCTCCTTTTATGGACTGCTGAGGGTTTTGTGCTTGAACAAGATGACCAAAGAATGAAATATGTGGCTGAGGTTTACTTGAATGAGTTAATCAATAGAAAATGGATTCAAGTAGTGAGAATGAGTGTTAACGCAAAGGTTATGGAATGTCGGGTTCATGACCTTGTACGAGAGTTGGCTATTGAAAAGGCAAAAGAACAAAACTTCATTGGAACTAATATTGCAGATCCTCCACCCTCCTCCACCAGTTCATCTCTCTTTTCATCTAAATCCCGTCGACGAAGTATTTATTCTGACTTTGAGAG AATCTTTATAAATGGTGAGATTGGAGGTCAATTTTACCGCGAAAAAGGTATGCCTGGAAGTTTGGAATTCACTTTTACCCTGGATTATTGTTGGGGTGTATAA
- the LOC100267449 gene encoding putative disease resistance protein At1g50180: MATEAVISFAVERIGDMLIQEAIFLKGVRGKVERLNKDLGAMKCFLEEAEKKQEEDLRVHKWVSKIRDAVYDVEDIIDMFILKAESRRTDYFLKRVFKKLINRHKVSGLTKEQAEMIEKYGENELGDFLHDDLKEKRYLIVLDGVWSCADWDFLAIVSSNDPNCLGNVFLDGSNDSRLLLTTRYKDVALHVDARTIPYEMRLLSKQ, from the exons ATGGCGACAGAGGCTGTGATTTCCTTTGCTGTCGAAAGGATCGGTGACATGCTCATTCAAGAAGCAATTTTCTTGAAGGGGGTACGGGGGAAAGTCGAGAGGCTGAACAAAGATCTAGGGGCCATGAAATGCTTCTTGGAAGAAGCGGAGAAGAAGCAAGAAGAAGATTTAAGAGTGCACAAGTGGGTTTCTAAAATCCGTGATGCGGTTTATGATGTTGAGGACATCATAGACATGTTCATCCTGAAGGCAGAGTCCCGGAGAACAGATTACTTTCTCAAGCGTGTCTTCAAGAAGTTGATAAACCGCCATAAG GTTTCTGGACTAACTAAAGAGCAAGCAGAAATGATAGAGAAGTATGGAGAGAATGAGTTGGGGGATTTCCTTCATGATGATTTGAAGGAGAAAAGATATTTGATAGTTCTGGATGGTGTATGGAGCTGTGCCGATTGGGATTTTCTTGCAATAGTGAGCAGTAACGATCCTAATTGCCTTGGAAATGTTTTTCTCGATGGGAGTAACGATAGCAGATTACTTCTTACAACTCGATATAAGGATGTTGCTTTGCATGTAGATGCTCGAACTATTCCCTATGAAATGCGGCTTCTTTCGAAACAATAG
- the LOC100262288 gene encoding probable disease resistance RPP8-like protein 2 isoform X1, protein MQIINQVSAPTKEQAEMIEKYGENELGDFLNDHLKEKRYLIVLDDVWKCAHWNILAKVSSNDPDCPGNVFPDGSNGSRLLLTTRYKDVALHADARNIPHEMRLLSKQQSWDLFCRKAFLDADSESYPPDLKELGEEMVDKCNGLPLAIVVLGGLLSRNMSHTEWKQVHDNISAYLAKEGEMGVMAMLNLSYIDLPHYLKPCFLHLSLFPEDYVVSSRKLLLLWTAEGFVPEQDDRRMKDVAEVYLNELINRNLILVVRMSVNARVTKCRVHDLVRELAIEKAKEQNFIGTNIADPPPSSTSSSLFSSKSRRIYSDFERCASIEHLTPYLRSLLFFNLGKNCRASQLDFIVKCFKVLRVLDLEGLEIECIPSMIGELIHLRYLGLRHTGLKMLPPSIGNLRSLQTLEINNLRQVPNVIWKIKNMRYLYMERQEGDVPLQIDTLQNLQILSGITFNQWIKNDSSNLTCLEKLKLEGRCEVEGAMFSNSIAKLPSLKSLYLKASDDSSIPPFAINYCLHLSKLDIKGHMQKLPEIIEFSPNLTQLTLEASRLNHDPMVVLEKLPKLLTLRLRAKSYLEKEMHVSANGFPQLKVLQLFGLRELNKLNIEKGTMPWLMQLQFYSKTKFSGLDELLNLVEVKIRLPRFQLLLMFRRSRIPLWDYTCGSDGIQLCRKKGQTSASSRQAVEELAAFLSYL, encoded by the exons ATGCAAATTATTAACCAGGTTTCTGCACCAACTAAAGAGCAAGCAGAAATGATAGAGAAGTATGGAGAGAACGAGTTGGGGGATTTCCTTAATGATCATTTGAAGGAGAAAAGATATTTGATAGTTCTGGATGATGTATGGAAATGTGCCCATTGGAATATTCTTGCAAAAGTGAGCAGCAACGATCCTGATTGCCCTGGAAATGTTTTTCCCGATGGGAGTAACGGCAGCAGATTACTTCTTACAACTCGATATAAGGATGTTGCTTTGCATGCAGATGCTCGAAATATTCCCCATGAAATGCGGCTTCTTTCGAAACAACAGAGCTGGGACTTGTTTTGTAGGAAGGCGTTCCTTGATGCTGATAGCGAGAGCTATCCTCCAGATTTGAAGGAACTTGGGGAAGAGATGGTGGACAAATGTAATGGTTTGCCATTGGCCATCGTTGTACTGGGGGGTTTGCTGTCAAGAAATATGTCACATACAGAATGGAAGCAGGTGCACGATAACATTAGTGCATACCTTGCTAAAGAAGGCGAAATGGGAGTAATGGCAATGCTAAACCTGAGCTACATCGACTTGCCCCATTACTTGAAACCGTGCTTTCTTCATTTAAGCCTCTTCCCAGAAGATTATGTGGTCTCCTCGAGAAAATTGCTCCTTTTATGGACTGCTGAGGGTTTTGTGCCAGAACAAGATGACCGAAGAATGAAAGACGTGGCTGAGGTTTACTTGAATGAGTTAATCAATAGAAATTTGATTCTAGTAGTGAGAATGAGTGTTAATGCAAGGGTTACGAAATGTCGGGTTCATGACCTTGTACGAGAGTTGGCTATTGAAAAGGCAAAAGAACAAAACTTCATTGGAACTAATATTGCAGATCCTCCACCCTCCTCCACCAGTTCATCTCTCTTTTCATCTAAATCCCGAAGAATTTATTCTGACTTTGAGAGGTGCGCTTCCATTGAACATTTAACTCCATATCTTCGCTCTctcttatttttcaatttgggGAAAAATTGTAGAGCATCACAACTAGATTTCATTGTCAAATGCTTCAAAGTGCTTAGAGTGTTAGATTTGGAAGGTTTAGAAATTGAATGCATACCCAGTATGATTGGGGAACTGATTCATTTAAGGTACTTGGGATTAAGGCATACTGGTCTAAAAATGCTCCCACCATCTATAGGCAACCTGAGGAGTTTGCAGACTCTGGAGATAAACAATCTTAGACAAGTGCCAAATGTGATATGGAAGATTAAAAACATGAGATATCTTTACATGGAGAGGCAAGAGGGAGATGTTCCACTGCAAATCGATACATtgcaaaatcttcaaattctATCAGGCATAACCTTCAACCAATGGATCAAGAACGATTCAAGCAACTTAACTTGTCTTGAGAAATTGAAATTAGAAGGAAGGTGTGAGGTAGAAGGGGCTATGTTTTCAAACTCCATTGCCAAGCTACCTAGTCTTAAATCCTTGTACCTTAAGGCATCAGATGATTCCAGCATTCCACCCTTTGCCATAAACTATTGCCTCCATCTTTCTAAGTTGGACATAAAGGGACACATGCAAAAATTGCCTGAAATTATTGAGTTCTCACCAAATCTCACACAATTGACATTGGAGGCATCTAGGCTAAATCATGATCCTATGGTCGTTTTGGAGAAGCTGCCAAAATTGTTGACTCTCAGATTGAGGGCTAAGTCATATCTTGAAAAGGAAATGCATGTATCTGCAAATGGGTTTCCTCAACTCAAAGTTCTTCAACTTTTTGGGTTGAGGGAATTGAACAAATTGAACATAGAGAAAGGCACGATGCCATGGCTTATGCAACtacaattttattctaaaacGAAGTTCTCGGGACTTGATGAGCTGCTAAATTTGGTAGAGGTAAAAATTAGGCTTCCCAGGTTCCAGCTTCTTCTCATGTTCAGAAGGTCTAGAATTCCTCTTTGGGATTATACATG CGGTTCCGATGGAATTCAGTTATGCCGTAAAAAAG GTCAAACATCAGCGAGCTCTAGGCAGGCTGTCGAAGAGTTAGCTGCCTTCCTAAGCTACCTTTAG
- the LOC100262288 gene encoding probable disease resistance RPP8-like protein 2 isoform X2 — translation MQIINQVSAPTKEQAEMIEKYGENELGDFLNDHLKEKRYLIVLDDVWKCAHWNILAKVSSNDPDCPGNVFPDGSNGSRLLLTTRYKDVALHADARNIPHEMRLLSKQQSWDLFCRKAFLDADSESYPPDLKELGEEMVDKCNGLPLAIVVLGGLLSRNMSHTEWKQVHDNISAYLAKEGEMGVMAMLNLSYIDLPHYLKPCFLHLSLFPEDYVVSSRKLLLLWTAEGFVPEQDDRRMKDVAEVYLNELINRNLILVVRMSVNARVTKCRVHDLVRELAIEKAKEQNFIGTNIADPPPSSTSSSLFSSKSRRIYSDFERCASIEHLTPYLRSLLFFNLGKNCRASQLDFIVKCFKVLRVLDLEGLEIECIPSMIGELIHLRYLGLRHTGLKMLPPSIGNLRSLQTLEINNLRQVPNVIWKIKNMRYLYMERQEGDVPLQIDTLQNLQILSGITFNQWIKNDSSNLTCLEKLKLEGRCEVEGAMFSNSIAKLPSLKSLYLKASDDSSIPPFAINYCLHLSKLDIKGHMQKLPEIIEFSPNLTQLTLEASRLNHDPMVVLEKLPKLLTLRLRAKSYLEKEMHVSANGFPQLKVLQLFGLRELNKLNIEKGTMPWLMQLQFYSKTKFSGLDELLNLVEVKIRLPRFQLLLMFRRSRIPLWDYTWSNISEL, via the exons ATGCAAATTATTAACCAGGTTTCTGCACCAACTAAAGAGCAAGCAGAAATGATAGAGAAGTATGGAGAGAACGAGTTGGGGGATTTCCTTAATGATCATTTGAAGGAGAAAAGATATTTGATAGTTCTGGATGATGTATGGAAATGTGCCCATTGGAATATTCTTGCAAAAGTGAGCAGCAACGATCCTGATTGCCCTGGAAATGTTTTTCCCGATGGGAGTAACGGCAGCAGATTACTTCTTACAACTCGATATAAGGATGTTGCTTTGCATGCAGATGCTCGAAATATTCCCCATGAAATGCGGCTTCTTTCGAAACAACAGAGCTGGGACTTGTTTTGTAGGAAGGCGTTCCTTGATGCTGATAGCGAGAGCTATCCTCCAGATTTGAAGGAACTTGGGGAAGAGATGGTGGACAAATGTAATGGTTTGCCATTGGCCATCGTTGTACTGGGGGGTTTGCTGTCAAGAAATATGTCACATACAGAATGGAAGCAGGTGCACGATAACATTAGTGCATACCTTGCTAAAGAAGGCGAAATGGGAGTAATGGCAATGCTAAACCTGAGCTACATCGACTTGCCCCATTACTTGAAACCGTGCTTTCTTCATTTAAGCCTCTTCCCAGAAGATTATGTGGTCTCCTCGAGAAAATTGCTCCTTTTATGGACTGCTGAGGGTTTTGTGCCAGAACAAGATGACCGAAGAATGAAAGACGTGGCTGAGGTTTACTTGAATGAGTTAATCAATAGAAATTTGATTCTAGTAGTGAGAATGAGTGTTAATGCAAGGGTTACGAAATGTCGGGTTCATGACCTTGTACGAGAGTTGGCTATTGAAAAGGCAAAAGAACAAAACTTCATTGGAACTAATATTGCAGATCCTCCACCCTCCTCCACCAGTTCATCTCTCTTTTCATCTAAATCCCGAAGAATTTATTCTGACTTTGAGAGGTGCGCTTCCATTGAACATTTAACTCCATATCTTCGCTCTctcttatttttcaatttgggGAAAAATTGTAGAGCATCACAACTAGATTTCATTGTCAAATGCTTCAAAGTGCTTAGAGTGTTAGATTTGGAAGGTTTAGAAATTGAATGCATACCCAGTATGATTGGGGAACTGATTCATTTAAGGTACTTGGGATTAAGGCATACTGGTCTAAAAATGCTCCCACCATCTATAGGCAACCTGAGGAGTTTGCAGACTCTGGAGATAAACAATCTTAGACAAGTGCCAAATGTGATATGGAAGATTAAAAACATGAGATATCTTTACATGGAGAGGCAAGAGGGAGATGTTCCACTGCAAATCGATACATtgcaaaatcttcaaattctATCAGGCATAACCTTCAACCAATGGATCAAGAACGATTCAAGCAACTTAACTTGTCTTGAGAAATTGAAATTAGAAGGAAGGTGTGAGGTAGAAGGGGCTATGTTTTCAAACTCCATTGCCAAGCTACCTAGTCTTAAATCCTTGTACCTTAAGGCATCAGATGATTCCAGCATTCCACCCTTTGCCATAAACTATTGCCTCCATCTTTCTAAGTTGGACATAAAGGGACACATGCAAAAATTGCCTGAAATTATTGAGTTCTCACCAAATCTCACACAATTGACATTGGAGGCATCTAGGCTAAATCATGATCCTATGGTCGTTTTGGAGAAGCTGCCAAAATTGTTGACTCTCAGATTGAGGGCTAAGTCATATCTTGAAAAGGAAATGCATGTATCTGCAAATGGGTTTCCTCAACTCAAAGTTCTTCAACTTTTTGGGTTGAGGGAATTGAACAAATTGAACATAGAGAAAGGCACGATGCCATGGCTTATGCAACtacaattttattctaaaacGAAGTTCTCGGGACTTGATGAGCTGCTAAATTTGGTAGAGGTAAAAATTAGGCTTCCCAGGTTCCAGCTTCTTCTCATGTTCAGAAGGTCTAGAATTCCTCTTTGGGATTATACATG GTCAAACATCAGCGAGCTCTAG